The DNA window CGACCACCGGCCTGCATTTCCACGACGTCGCAAAACTGCTGGAAGTGCTGCACGAGCTGGTGTCGCAAGGCAACACGGTCGTCGTCATCGAGCACAATCTCGAAGTGATCAAGACCGCGGACTGGGTGATTGACCTCGGCCCCGAAGGTGGCGACGGCGGCGGCGAAATCGTCGCCTGGGGCCCGCCGGAGGATATCGTGAAAGCGCCGCGCAGCTACACGGGCAAATTCCTGGCGCCGGTGCTGGCGCGGGAGAGCGGCGGGAAGAGGAAACGCGGGACGAGCGAGGCGGCGGAGTGAGGTGCTACAAAACTTTGCCTAAAGAATGGGGCTGTTGGGGCAGGCCGAACCTGCTGCAGCGCGCGCCATATCTATCAGGAGGATAGATGAAGTGGAGACAACGCACTCTCGATGATATTGCCGATATGATCTGCGGCAATGGCGAGGGCACGCCGTTCGTCTACCGTAGCAGCAGTTACATTACCCGTTTCTTTCGAGATGCTGACACAGACTTCGCACACGATGGATCAACACGCGCGGCTTGGGTCTCCAGCGTACTCGAACAAATCCTAGCCGAACCCCATAATGACGCACAAACGCCGCCGCTGTCTTTCTGTCGGGTCATCGCGACGCTGATGGACGTCGGTGACGCGACCGACGGCGATCCCGATCGTACTACCGCGCTCTCCAAATTGAATACCGCCCTAACGCGCGAAGGGTATGAAGCGTTCTATGCGACGGATCGCATATGCTATCTTCGGCCACATCGGTACAGGCGCGATCGCCGCACCGGCCGCGAACCCGCATCGTCCGCTTTCAAAAAACGAACAAGTCCGCCGCGAGCTTCTTGCCGCCTTTCTTGACGGCGCATCAGAAGATGACCTGATACAAGACGTACTCTTGCCTCTGTTTCGTCAGCTTGGTTTTCATCGCGTCAGCGCCGCCGGTCATAAGGATAAAGCACTCGAATACGGCAAAGATATCTGGATGCGCTACACTCTGCCGACACAACATGTACTGTATTTTGGCTTGCAGGCCAAACGTGACAAGCTTGATGCGGCCGGCATGAGTAAGGGCGGCACGGCGAATATCGGTGAGATACTTAATCAAGTCACGATGATGCTCGGGCACGAGATATTCGATCCAGAAACTAGTCGTCGCGTACTGGTCGATCACGCATTTATTGTTGCCGGCGGACAGATCACCAAGGCAGCAAGAAATTGGCTCGGCGAAAGGCTGGATGCCTCCAAACGTAGTCAGGTTATGTTCATGGACCGCGAGGACATCTTGAATCTTTTCATCGTAGCAAATGTTCCCCTGCCCGCGGCGGCCCTGCCGCTTTCCCGCAGAGGAACTTTAATTGACGACAATATTCCGTTTTAGCTCGTAGCACGTAGGGCGCAATACCGGAGCGTATTCCGTCCTCTTCGATCACTACGCCAAATCGTTCACCGCGCGGAGGTAGCCGTCCGCATTAGCCGACTGCGTCTCGCCAATCACTACTTCTTGCCCATCAGAATTGCGGCCAGCCCTATCAGCGTCCCAAGAATTCCGACAGCACCTGGCACCCACATCAAAAACATTTCGAGGCGCGCTTTCTGTTCGGCGCGAACTGCCGAGCGGACGGTATTGATACCGAGCTCAGTTAACGATGTTCGGCCCATCTGGTCACCGTCCCACATCGTTTTATCTTCCCGTGGCGGAATAGGAACGATCAACTGCGACGCTTTCGATACAAGAAATCTTGAGTGAGCTGCGCGTACGTCGTTTTGATATTCGAAGTAGTCCTGCGCAGCGTATTGATCCATCTCATACCGTTCGTCGCGCGCGGCTTTTCGCTTTTTCGCTTCTTCCATCCGCGCGTTATTTGCGCCCTCTATGCCGTCCCAGCTTCGGGCAAGATTCCACAATTTCCATCGTAGCTGAAGGTAATCGAACATCGCTATTTGGCCCACTCGAAAACATCGATCGTTACCTTCGTAATCCGAAGCGCAAGGGCGTACGCAAGAAGAAACGGCCAGATCACCAATTGACCTAAGCCATACACAATCTCAGCCTCTTCGTCTCGCGGGGCAGCCGTTTGCGCTGGTGCGCTCCGCATATACGCGGCCCAGTCGTCGAGCCTCACCTGTATGACAGACAATGGAGAGAACAAGCTCGGGTTTGCCTTCAGCTTTTCGATCGGGAACATTCTGCTGTACGGCATCGTCACTGCATTTGAGAATTTTTCCCTAAGGCCCTTTATCTGTTCGGCGGATAGATGTGGCTTTATCTCCTCCGAAAATCGTTTCAAGCCTTCGCAGGGTGTCGCAGATGCGCGCACCATCACGTCGCCGCACAGAAACGTAGAGAGGTCTTTCAGAGACGAGACGACCTGCTCCCGGATGGGCTCTTCGCCACTTTGATGAGCCGCGACAAATATCTTTGTCAGGACAATTTCCCGTTGATTGGAATAAGCGGCGGCGAATAACAGCAAGCCAATTGCAGCAGTTCCGAGATACCAGTAATCGATCCTGCGCACCTTCCGCTGTGTGAGATTTTGCGTGAACGCATAATTTGAATGAGTTGTGCTGAGAAACGACAAGAAGGCGAGAACGAGATATGTGATAAACCCTGTTCCGAAATAGACGGCAAAGCCGAGAGCAATTGCAAAGATTAGCCATCCCGCAGTAGACGCATAGCCGACGATACGGCGCCCTCGCGGAAACGAGTTGTATATCGCAAACACCTCCCGGAGCGTTTTCGGCTTTGCCTTGTCGGCCATCACAACCCCCAGTCCCCAAGCGATTCGATCGCTCGCATGCTAAACTAGTGGGACTGAAGAAACCCGCAGCAGTTGCATTGGGCCGGAAGCGTGCCGCAGCAGGCCGGCTGCGTTGAGGTAGAGCTCGTAGGGCGGAATAGCGGAGCGTATTCCGCCTCTTTCGTCCGTCGGCGCGGCGCAATACGCTCGCTATTGCGCCCTACAGTCCTATTCCGCCGCGATGATGGGATGGTCGGCCTAACGAGCCGCAAACGCCAGGACCGCATCAATATCCGCGCTTTCGAGATATGGATAATCCGCAAGGATTTCCTCCCGCGATTGTCCGGCCGACAGCATGCCCAGAATATCCGCGACCGTAATACGCAAGCCACGAATGCATGGGCGGCCATGCATCTGTTTGGGATCTATCGTAATTCTCGTCAAAAGGTCTGACATTCGGCACCTTCGACCTCAACATACCAAGACAAAACAAAGTTTGTCAGGAGATCATGCTCGTAGGGCGGACGTCCGTCCGCGCGCGGCGCAATACGGTACGCTGCTGCAGCCTCTGGTGCCTACGTGGTCCGTCGCACGCTACTTCCGTCGGCGTCGTGTTCGTTTAACCGCACGGCTTCGGCCGGAATTGAGCCTTCCCAGCCGCTTCGCATTGGCCGCGACATGCCGTCGATATCGATGAACTATTTCGTCGCTCGACGCACCAGCCATCAGGCTTGCGGTAGCCTCCATGGCCGCGGCTATCTTTTCGCTGACCATTCGTTCAGCTTCGCGCCGGGCGCGTTTGCCGCCACGCATCAGCTTCATCATCCGAAGCGCAACGACGCCATTCGCTTCCAGCGCCAACATCATCAAAGGATTGAACATCCGCCGCCCTCTACATAGCGGTCCCGGGCAAAACAACCGCGAAAAGCATGATCGAGACCGGGATCGCTGTCGACCCTGAGAAAGCACCTCTGCAAAGCCCATGATGGCTCCATAGGTGCGCTGTTCAACTAATTCACCACCTCAAGAGTTCCGCTTGGGGGGCGTTCGGCGAATGCGTTGTCGGACACGTCCTTGTTTAGAACAAAGATCGCTTTTGTTTGGAACAAAGATCGAAGTTCACGAATAGCCGCGGACAATGAGACAAAGCGATGTCAGGGGTACTTCTCCGAATGCCCAGCCCCATCTACGCCCTCTTCCGCAACGCCATCCTCGCCGAGCAGCAGGTGCTCTGCACCTATGACGGACGCCATCGCGAATTGTGTCCTCACATCATTGGCACCAACAGGGCTGGCGAGGAAGCCGTGCTGGCGTGGCAGTTCGCCGGAGAGAGCAGCGGCAAGCTGCCGCAATGGCGGTGCCTGAAACTCGCCAACGTCAGAAACGCCCGAGCACGCAGTGGCCGGTGGTACGAGGGCGGCTCTCACAAGACGACGCAGAAGTGCGTGACCGCGATCGATCTCGACATCAACGTTCACGTTCGTAGGTTGCGCTAATGGGTTGCCGATCGACTACAAAGCGACGGAAAACACGCCGAAGCGACCAATGACGGAGCGCATAGCGGGGAGCCGGTAGGGCGGAATAGCAGAGCGTATTCCGCCTCTTTCGCAAACTCCCACATGCGGCGCAATACGCGGAATTTATCATCGGGCGCGCATTCGCGCGACCCGGTGGCTATTGCGCCCTACTGACCTGACTCGATGCCGGGCAGGAGTTGTTTGTGGGCGGAGCCGAGCTTGTCGTACGCGTCGTGCCGATTTCCGTCGCCGCAATATATTCGTTGACACGAATATTCTTGTACAACAATATACGAAGATGAATTCTGAGACGCTTGCTGCGCTAGGCGAACCCAATCGACTTCGAATAGTTGAGCTGCTTCGTGCAGGACCTCGGCCGGTGAACGACATCCGTGGCCGGCTGGGGCTCAGGCAATCGCAAGTTTCCCAGCATCTCAAGGTGCTCAAGGATGTAGGCTTGGTTGAAATGGAGCCGCGCGCGCAGCAGCGGTTCTACCGACTACGCGCGCAGCCCCTGAAGCAACTTCACAAATGGCTCGACCGTTACCGGCACATCTGGGAAGAGCGTTTCGAGCAGCTGGACGAGATCATCGAGGAACTCAAGCGAAAGGAGAAATCGGATGCAGCGGGCAAGGACAGGTGAGAGCAACATGAGAAACGAAACGATTGTGGAACGGACGGCCGACCGTGAGCTGGTCGTCAGGCGCACGTTCAATGGACCGGCGCATATCGTCTTCGACGCATGGACCAAGCCGGAGCTCCTGAAACGATGGTGGGCGCCCAAGTCCTTCGGCGTGTCGCTCTTCGAGTGCGAGTCTGACCTGCGCGTGGGAGGAACCTATCGCTACGCGTTCGGGCGCGACCCAAGGAATCCGGAGGTGTTTTCAGGACGGTATATAGAGGTGAGATCGCCCTCACGGCTTGTCCTCACACAGGTCTATGAGCGGATGCGCGACGCGGGTGAGGCCGTAGTCACAGCCACCTTCGAGGAGAGCGAGGGCAGAACTCTTCTTACTCTGCACCAGCTTTTCCCTAGCAAGGAAGCGTTGGAAGGCGCGCTCGCCTCCGGGATGGAGCACGGAATGCGTGTGACGCTCGACCAACTCGATGAACTGGTCGCCAGCAATCGACAGAATGTCAACGCGACGTTGCAGCGTCCGACCGCAGGCTGAAACCGGAAATCGGGATCTCGGCGTATCGCTGTTCCGGCACGCCCCCATGCTTGAATCCGAGCTTTGTCTGTCGGACCTCTTCTTCCATCGTGACCAGGACCGGCGGATATTCACCGATGATGAATGCTGCCCGCTCGAGGGTCAGGGTTGTCCGCTCATCCAGCAGCATCTGATACATCACGCTGAGCGGGCGGGCATGTTCGAACGTGAGTTTCCTTTTCCAGTCCTCGTCGCCCGACGCCCGCACCAGCGCGGCCGCGTCACTAATGCGGTGACAGGTCTTCCAATTCTCCTTCATGAAAGTCCCGCATTCCAGGTAGAGCGAGACTCCCGAAAGCATTTTCTTGGTGACCGCGCTCGGTTTGACCCCCGCCTTGGCGCAATCGCACAACGCGTTGATCAGGATGCGGGCTTTCTTCGCCGCCAACGTCTTATCGTGGATCGAGTATGGCATTTGCCCAGACAGTGATGCCATGAATTCAAATTACCTCGCAAGGGCGCCTCTTCCCCTCTCCCCTTGTGGGATAGGGTGGCTTCGCCACCGGGTCGGCACGAAGCGCCGCCCGATGATAAACTCCACGAAGACGGCTGAGGGGTTCTCTCCGCGGATGCAGACCCCTCATCCGTCGCGGACTGCGTCCGCGCCACCTTCTCCCACAAGGGGAGAAGGAAAAAGACCAGCAGACCGTGCCATCAAAACTGATCGGCCTCCCGGCGACGGGGTGTCCATTCATCGATCACCGCTTCCACAAACCCCGCCGGATCGGCGCAGAACTCGCGCATGACCTTGTAGTGATCGGTCTGCTCGACGGTCACCGGCTCCAGCCCGTATTTCGACAGCCGCAGCAGCCGCGCGCCGGGATACGCCATCAGCATGGGCGAGTGCGTGGCCATGACGACCTGGCAAATCGTGGACTCCTCCATCCGCCGCATCAGCTTCAAGAATTCCATCTGGCGCGCAGGCGACAGCGCGGCTTCCGGCTCGTCGAAGATGAAAATGCCCTGCCGCTGGCAGCGCTGTTCGAAGAACCGCAAAAAACCTTCGCCGTGCGAATACGAGAGGAAGTCAGGCGGGATGCCGGCGGCAACGCCGGGAATATCTTCGGCATTGACCTCGTCCTGGTATCTCGCGACCGAGAAAAAACTCTCGGCGCGGAAGAACCAGCCGTTGGTGATCCTCGGCAGCCAGCTCGCGCGCAGCGCCTCGGAAAGCTGGCCGCCCATCGCCTCAACCGCATTGGAGTGATCGACCGGCCGATATCCCTTGCCGCCGCCGGCTTCGTCATAGCCGGCCAGCACCGCGATCCCTTCCAGCAGCGTGGACTTGCCGGTGCCGTTTTCACCGGCGATGATGGTGATGGGCCGGTCGAAATCCAGGTCGAATTCGTCGCGCAGGAACGGCAGGCAGAACGGATAGGCCGCGCGGTCGGGAACGCGGGAAGGGTCGAGCCAGATGCGCCTGAGGTAAGGCGCGGGCATGCCGATGGTACGGTTTCGTTTTGAACTCATGGTCCCGCCCCCCGCGCCGCATGGTTGCGACTTAAGACTTCGCCTTCAGGTGGTGGAACGTAACAGGAACACGCCGCGTGTGGAAGGGGATATTTCGCCACGACGGTGCGCCCCCTCTCCCGCTCTTGCGGGGGAGGGTTGGGGTGGGGGTGCCAGCCAAGCAACGGATCTAGCGTGGTGAGAGTTTCCCCCACCCGCCGCGCTCTTGCGAGCGCGTCGACCTCCCCCGCAAGCGGGAGAGGTAGAGTGCGTTTGCTCGCCGCGTGCGCGAACAAGGCGCTACTGATTTGCCCGTCAGGCTGTTTCGCAACGACCTTGTCCAGCCCCTTTTGAAAAAATATTCTGTTTTTCCGAATACGCAAATCAGTCTATATCCCTCGCCGTCCACCCCATGGAGGGGCGTATCGCGATCGTCACGGACGCGGGGTTGGATGCGATGGACGGGGGCGGCGCCGATGACGAAAGCGCCTGCTCGCGGACGGCGAAGACGTGTGGTCCTGACACCCCGACGCTGGTGTCAAGTTTGCGGATTAATCCGCGTAACGACGGTGGCAAGAAAGCCGATCACCGGGGAGAGCACGGTATAAGCCGTAGACCATTGCGTGCGGGAATGTCGGGTGTTTTCCGATGGCTCGCTGTGAATACTCGTGTGCATACTTACTACCAATAGCGCACACGAGGCTGCGGGTGCATCGGGCGCCCGGCATTCCCCACGCCCTCTGTTTTCAGGGCGGAAGTTTTTGGCAAACCTCGGGCGCACCGCGCCGCGGGATCGCGAACGTGTATCTCATCGTCATTGCGAGCGAAGCGAAGCAATCCATGGAGCAGCAAGCAAGAAAGCTGGATTGCTTCGCTTCGCTCGCAATGACGGTCTTGGCTGTTTGACAAATGAATCGGAAGTTACTCGTTGCATTGCAGTTAGTCGTCATGCCCGGCCTTGCGCCGGGCATCCACGTCTTTGCTGCACGAACGCAAGCAAGACGTGGATGGCCGGGACGAAGCCCGGCCATGACGAAAAATGTATCGCCTTCAGTCGCCCTCGCCCAGCACTTCCAGCACCAGCTCCATCGTCATCAGCACCGGATTGTCGCCGCGCACGAGCCGGCCCTCGGCGAGGCCACCGGTATAGTCGACGAGGGCGACGTCGAGATCGGCTTTCAACGCGCCGTCGCCGCCGGATGCGATCAGGCCCGAGCGTACCGCCAGTTCGGTCGCGAAGGGTTCGACGATGCGGCCATTCGCAAAACGTGCGCCGATGGTGCTGCCGACGCCGCCATGGAGTTTCGCGCGTGTGATGCCCCGCTCGCGACAGAACGTCTCCAGGGCATTGGCAAAATCCTGGTTCGGCCGCAGCCGCAGCGCGAAGGCGCGACTCGTTGCTTTGGCACCGTTGGCGTCAGAGCACACCGGCCCGAACAACCTGAAATTGGTCTCGGGGTCAGGCTCCGCCGTGAACACCGCGCCATCGATACCGAACGCTTCCACTGCAAAAGGCTCGGCGACTACGGTCTCCTCAGGCAGGATATGGCCGCCTTTGATGCGCCCGTCCGCTTCCGTCCACAATCCATGGCAATGGAAGAAGGGCGCGCCGTCGCGCTGGCCCAACGTCATCGCCGCCAGCTTGAGCCGTGTGACTCCGGCGGGACGGAAAGTGTCGCTGTAGAACGCCGCGTTCGCGCCGGTCTTCGACA is part of the Bradyrhizobium erythrophlei genome and encodes:
- a CDS encoding ArsR/SmtB family transcription factor, producing the protein MNSETLAALGEPNRLRIVELLRAGPRPVNDIRGRLGLRQSQVSQHLKVLKDVGLVEMEPRAQQRFYRLRAQPLKQLHKWLDRYRHIWEERFEQLDEIIEELKRKEKSDAAGKDR
- a CDS encoding AAA family ATPase, producing the protein MSSKRNRTIGMPAPYLRRIWLDPSRVPDRAAYPFCLPFLRDEFDLDFDRPITIIAGENGTGKSTLLEGIAVLAGYDEAGGGKGYRPVDHSNAVEAMGGQLSEALRASWLPRITNGWFFRAESFFSVARYQDEVNAEDIPGVAAGIPPDFLSYSHGEGFLRFFEQRCQRQGIFIFDEPEAALSPARQMEFLKLMRRMEESTICQVVMATHSPMLMAYPGARLLRLSKYGLEPVTVEQTDHYKVMREFCADPAGFVEAVIDEWTPRRREADQF
- a CDS encoding PCC domain-containing protein — translated: MRSIVQPGPSAPERIQWVEARGRAFSFTLEAGVPLLEAARRGFAAEGFAGGVLNIGGGALGPFAYVMPALSKTGANAAFYSDTFRPAGVTRLKLAAMTLGQRDGAPFFHCHGLWTEADGRIKGGHILPEETVVAEPFAVEAFGIDGAVFTAEPDPETNFRLFGPVCSDANGAKATSRAFALRLRPNQDFANALETFCRERGITRAKLHGGVGSTIGARFANGRIVEPFATELAVRSGLIASGGDGALKADLDVALVDYTGGLAEGRLVRGDNPVLMTMELVLEVLGEGD
- a CDS encoding SRPBCC family protein encodes the protein MRNETIVERTADRELVVRRTFNGPAHIVFDAWTKPELLKRWWAPKSFGVSLFECESDLRVGGTYRYAFGRDPRNPEVFSGRYIEVRSPSRLVLTQVYERMRDAGEAVVTATFEESEGRTLLTLHQLFPSKEALEGALASGMEHGMRVTLDQLDELVASNRQNVNATLQRPTAG
- a CDS encoding DUF433 domain-containing protein — its product is MSDLLTRITIDPKQMHGRPCIRGLRITVADILGMLSAGQSREEILADYPYLESADIDAVLAFAAR